In Sphingomonas sp. KC8, the sequence GAGGCGATCGACGGCCCGGCGACACCCGCGCCGCTGACGCCCGAACGGCTGGAAACCGCCCTCGGCAAGGTCGCCGGCTTCGTCGAGGGGACCGCGCGCACCTTTGCCATCTGGGCTGAAAAGTTCCGCGCTGAAAATATGAACGCGCTCGACACGCCCGACCAGGCGATGTTCGTGAAGGCGGGCGGCGATCCGATGATCCATTATCTCCACGGTGCGTGGGAACTGGCCCCGGATGAAGCGCTGGTGATCGAAACCACCGTGCCGAAATGCCGGGTGTGGAATTTCCAGCTCGACAATTACTGGATGGAATCGCTGGATTATCGTTTCCACCAGATCCACTATAACAACACGTCCGCCAAGCCGAACTCGGATGGTACCGTGACCCTGGTCATCGCCGCGCGCGATCCCGGTTTCGGCAACTGGGTCGACACCGCCGGCCATGCCCATGGTACCATGCTGTGGCGCTGGACCGACGCGGCGGAAACGCCCATTCCCACGACGAAGGTAATCAAGCTGCCATGAGTGATCTCGAAGCCCGCATCGCCCGCCTGGAAGCCGAAAGCGATATCCGCAAGCTGAAGGCGCGCTATTTGAATGCGTGCGACGCCAAGGACGTCGATCAGATTCGCGGCTGCTTCACCGCGGATGCCGTGATCGATTTTCCGCCTTTGGGCGAGTTCAACGTCGACGGGCTGATCGGCATCTTTACCGAAATGGCGGTGAAGACGCCGATCACCGACGTCCACCACGGCCATAATGGCGAAATCGACATTGACGGCGACACCGCCAGCGCGCGGTGGAACCTGGGCTATGTGAACTATGATCCGCGCGGCGGCACGTTCCGCCTGCTCGCCAATTTCTACGCCGACAAATATGTGAAGACGGCGGACGGCTGGCGGATTTCCTATTCCAAGGCGATCCAGCGCGCGGTGGTGACCGGCCAGATCGACGAAGATGTGAAGGCTGAATGGGTGCCGCTGCCGGGGGCGTGAGCCGAGCGATACCTGCAAAAAGAAAACGCCACCCCGGCCTGTGCTGGGGTGGCGTTTTTGTATGTGGTTTCGGTCTGGCGAGAGCGATGCCTTTTAGAACACCGGTTCTTCGTCCGGGCCGGGGACGCGGCCGCCGTG encodes:
- a CDS encoding nuclear transport factor 2 family protein, giving the protein MSDLEARIARLEAESDIRKLKARYLNACDAKDVDQIRGCFTADAVIDFPPLGEFNVDGLIGIFTEMAVKTPITDVHHGHNGEIDIDGDTASARWNLGYVNYDPRGGTFRLLANFYADKYVKTADGWRISYSKAIQRAVVTGQIDEDVKAEWVPLPGA